In a genomic window of Urocitellus parryii isolate mUroPar1 chromosome 11, mUroPar1.hap1, whole genome shotgun sequence:
- the Olfm3 gene encoding noelin-3 isoform X1 yields the protein MSPPLLKLGAVLSTMAMISNWMSQTLPSLVGLNTTRLSTPDTLTQISPKEGWQVYSSAQDPDGRCICTVVAPEQNLCSRDAKSRQLRQLLEKVQNMSQSIEVLNLRTQRDFQYVLKMETQMKGLKAKFRQIEDDRKTLMTKHFQELKEKMDELLPLIPVLEQYKTDAKLITQFKEEIRNLSAVLTGIQEEIGAYDYEELHQRVLNLETRLRDCMKKLTCGKLMKITGPVTVKTSGTRFGAWMTDPLASEKNNRVWYMDSYTNNKIVREYKSIADFVSGAESRTYNLPFKWAGTNHVVYNGSLYFNKYQSNIIIKYSFDLGRVLAQRSLEYAGFHNVYPYTWGGFSDIDLMADEIGLWAVYATNQNAGNIVISQLNQDTLEVMKSWSTGYPKRSAGESFMICGTLYVTNSHLTGAKVYYSYSTKTSTYEYTDIPFHNQYFHISMLDYNARDRALYAWNNGHQVLFNVTLFHIIKTEDDT from the exons ACTCAGATTAGTCCCAAAGAAGGGTGGCAAGTGTACAGCTCAGCGCAGGATCCCGATGGGCGGTGCATTTGTACAGTGGTTGCTCCAGAGCAAAATCTATGTTCCCGGGATGCCAAAAGCCGGCAACTCCGCCAGCTCCTGGAAAAG GTTCAGAATATGTCACAGTCTATTGAAGTCTTAAACTTGAGAACTCAGAGAGATTtccaatatgttttaaaaatggaaacccaAATGAAAGGCCTGAAGGCCAAGTTTCGGCAGATTGAAGATGATCGGAAGACACTAATGACCAAGCATTTTCAA GAGTTGAAAGAGAAGATGGATGAGCTCCTGCCCTTGATTCCTGTGCTGGAGCAGTACAAAACAGATGCCAAGCTCATCACTCAGTTCAAGGAGGAAATTCGGAATCTGTCTGCTGTCCTCACCGGGATCCAGGAAGAAATCGGTGCCTATGACTATGAGGAACTACATCAGAGGGTGCTCAACTTGGAAACCAGACTTCGTGACTGCATGAAAAAGCTGA cATGTGGCAAGTTGATGAAAATCACAGGCCCTGTGACAGTCAAGACATCTGGAACTCGATTTGGCGCTTGGATGACAGATCCTTtagcatctgaaaaaaataataga GTCTGGTATATGGACAGTTATACTAACAATAAAATTGTCCGTGAGTACAAGTCAATTGCAGACTTTGTCAGTGGGGCTGAATCAAGGACATACAACCTCCCTTTCAAGTGGGCAGGAACTAACCATGTTGTCTACAATGGCTCACTCTATTTTAACAAATACCAGAGTAATATTATCATCAAATATAGCTTCGATTTGGGGAGAGTGCTTGCTCAACGAAGCCTGGAATATGCTGGTTTTCACAATGTTTACCCCTATACCTGGGGTGGATTCTCTGACATCGACCTAATGGCTGATGAAATTGGGCTGTGGGCTGTGTATGCCACTAACCAGAATGCAGGCAATATTGTCATCAGCCAACTTAACCAAGATACCTTGGAAGTGATGAAGAGCTGGAGCACTGGCTACCCCAAGAGAAGTGCAGGGGAATCTTTCATGATCTGTGGGACACTGTATGTCACCAACTCCCACTTAACTGGAGCTAAGGTGTATTATTCATATTCCACCAAAACCTCCACATATGAATACACAGACATTCCCTTTCATAACCAATACTTTCACATATCCATGCTTGACTACAATGCAAGAGATAGAGCTCTTTATGCCTGGAACAATGGCCACCAGGTCTTGTTCAATGTCACCCTTTTCCACATCATTAAGACTGAGGATGACACATAG